In Zingiber officinale cultivar Zhangliang chromosome 8B, Zo_v1.1, whole genome shotgun sequence, a single genomic region encodes these proteins:
- the LOC122013704 gene encoding phenylalanine N-monooxygenase-like gives MFFSLAWPHSHSTDTTTGLLGAAVALLLAACLFSILRKRDKRLPPGPTPWPFVGSLIQLLRHRPHFRWVMAEADGKDITCIRLGSAHVVVVNSPELACEFLKRHDANFASRPLTVATKHSSRNFLSVVVSPMGPQWKKMRRVIASEVLSSARLRWLAAARTEEADHLTLYLRNLCLAGGGGVVDIRLAMRYYSGNVIRRMIFGVRHFGAGGPHQGPGEEEVEHIEAAFSMLSVIYAFCPSDFVPLLRCLDLEGHERIAEQAASTVYKYHDPIIDERIDKWRSGEKKGVEDLLDVMISLTNDSGKPMLSTEEIKAQCAEFMYAAVDNPSNTAEWLLAHLLERPDIMRKAVEELDRVVGKERLVVESDFARLPYLKACAREAIRLHPVAAFNPPHVAIDDAVVSNFFIPKGSMVLLGRAALGRNPKVWEDPTQFNPSRH, from the exons ATGTTTTTCAGCTTGGCCTGGCCTCACTCACATAGCACCGACACCACCACCGGACTCCTTGGCGCTGCCGTTGCTCTCCTCTTGGCCGCCTGCCTCTTCTCGATTCTCCGGAAACGGGACAAACGGCTTCCCCCAGGCCCGACCCCGTGGCCCTTCGTGGGCAGCCTCATCCAGTTGCTCCGGCACCGGCCTCACTTCCGGTGGGTCATGGCCGAGGCGGACGGCAAGGACATCACTTGCATACGCCTGGGGAGCGCCCACGTCGTCGTCGTCAACTCGCCGGAGCTGGCGTGCGAGTTTCTCAAGAGGCACGACGCCAACTTCGCATCGCGGCCGCTCACCGTGGCCACCAAGCACTCCAGCCGCAACTTCCTCTCGGTGGTCGTCAGTCCTATGGGTCCACAGTGGAAGAAGATGCGGCGCGTGATCGCGTCCGAGGTGCTGAGCAGCGCAAGGCTGCGCTGGCTGGCGGCGGCGCGGACCGAGGAGGCCGACCATCTCACTCTGTACCTGCGCAACCTGTGCTTGGCCGGAGGTGGCGGCGTCGTCGACATTCGGCTGGCAATGAGGTACTACAGCGGGAATGTGATAAGGCGGATGATCTTCGGAGTGAGGCACTTCGGGGCCGGCGGCCCGCACCAAGGCCCCGGAGAGGAGGAGGTGGAGCACATTGAGGCGGCGTTCTCGATGCTGTCGGTGATCTACGCCTTTTGCCCGTCGGACTTCGTGCCGTTGCTGAGATGCCTGGATTTGGAAGGCCATGAGAGGATAGCCGAGCAGGCGGCGAGCACCGTCTACAAGTACCATGATCCGATCATCGATGAAAGAATCGATAAGTGGAGGAGCGGAGAAAAGAAGGGAGTGGAAGACCTTCTCGACGTCATGATCTCCCTCACCAACGACTCCGGCAAGCCGATGCTCAGCACTGAGGAGATTAAAGCTCAATGCGCG GAGTTCATGTATGCCGCTGTGGACAATCCCTCAAACACAGCAGAGTGGTTGTTGGCACACTTACTGGAACGACCTGACATCATGCGAAAAGCCGTCGAGGAGTTGGATCGGGTGGTCGGCAAGGAGCGATTAGTAGTCGAATCTGACTTTGCTCGACTCCCCTACCTGAAGGCATGCGCTCGCGAGGCTATCCGTCTCCACCCAGTCGCAGCCTTCAACCCCCCTCACGTAGCCATCGATGACGCGGTCGTTTCAAACTTCTTCATCCCCAAGGGGAGCATGGTGTTGTTGGGTCGAGCTGCACTCGGGCGAAATCCCAAGGTTTGGGAGGATCCGACCCAGTTCAACCCGAGCCGACACTAG